Proteins from one Candidatus Obscuribacterales bacterium genomic window:
- a CDS encoding type IV pilin protein, which produces MSPTSTRPRPQGPSGSSRRSAGFTLIELMIAVAVIGILAAIAIPSYQGYVERARVSDGQSGLMQAAQEMERCYTVNSQYLSSCLVTDSSPDGHYDPISLVSTSGGTFADGSTFALKASAVNNVSEGCEVLWVQSNGLKGSGSGTDADGNLTGDPGECW; this is translated from the coding sequence GTGAGCCCCACAAGCACACGACCCAGGCCCCAGGGCCCCTCAGGCAGCAGCCGGCGCAGCGCCGGCTTCACGCTCATCGAACTGATGATTGCGGTTGCCGTGATCGGGATTCTGGCAGCGATTGCGATTCCGAGTTACCAAGGTTATGTGGAGCGGGCAAGGGTGTCGGATGGTCAATCAGGTCTTATGCAGGCAGCGCAGGAAATGGAACGCTGTTATACCGTGAACAGCCAGTACCTGAGTAGCTGCCTTGTGACTGATTCATCGCCAGACGGCCATTATGACCCCATTTCGCTTGTGTCAACCAGCGGTGGGACTTTTGCAGATGGCTCAACCTTTGCGCTGAAAGCTTCTGCTGTCAATAATGTTTCCGAAGGCTGTGAAGTGTTGTGGGTTCAGAGCAATGGGTTGAAAGGTTCTGGATCCGGTACAGATGCTGATGGCAATCTGACTGGAGACCCTGGTGAGTGCTGGTAA